A genomic window from Silurus meridionalis isolate SWU-2019-XX chromosome 21, ASM1480568v1, whole genome shotgun sequence includes:
- the LOC124375506 gene encoding FXYD domain-containing ion transport regulator 3-like: MAQILSLIIVTMFSLVLAEDQQQKEDPFNFDYHQLRVGGLIMAAVLCLIGITILLSGRCRCKFNQDKRRRTGSNATNQQMLNDTARATEC; this comes from the exons ATGGCACAGATTTTGTCACTCATCATAGTCACAA TGTTCAGCCTCGTCTTGGCAGAGGATCAGCAGCAAA AGGAAGATCCCTTCAATTTCG attaTCATCAGCTGCGTGTCGGAGGGCTGATCATGGCCGCGGTGTTGTGTCTCATAGGCATTACTATCCTCCTCA GTGGACGCTGCAGGTGCAAATTTAACCAGGATAAGAG GAGGAGGACAGGAAGTAACGCCACCAACCAACAGATGCTCAATGACACAG CACGAGCCACTGAATGTTAA